Genomic window (Temnothorax longispinosus isolate EJ_2023e chromosome 3, Tlon_JGU_v1, whole genome shotgun sequence):
CAATGCCGCGATCCACAACCGTGCCGGACCAGGCGCATACTGGCCGGATTCAGCCCGCTCCAGCCGCGCAAAACCGCGAGCGAGCGGGTACGTACCGCGGATACCGCACACTGCGGACGTACAACGTATGCGCGCCAAGTTCGCCGCGCACGCGGCCATCCGGCCTACGAAATTCCGCTCGAGATGTTGACACGAGGGTCCTCTAATAGTTCGCGAATTACGCGAATCTCCCGATTGATCAATGTCGCCGATAATGAGATGCCATTAAAAATTGGACATGCATCCGAAGCGGCTGGTTGAGCGGGCCGTTGTagcgtaaaattaatatcaattttctttcgaaagagaataatatgAAATGAACAAATATGTAACAGAGTTCATTTTTGGTCATCACTGATGGTGctataactataattattcctttttctaattttatagaattatgaGATCTGTAAATTGAAACAGTGAtaacatgataaaatattgataaaacatTGATAGTTTAGTATAAGTTGAAATACTCGTATAACCACTATCTTCgatgcatttttaaatttgtcaaTAATATCAGCCTTCTCATAGCATAATAATTTGCGCAGTGTTTTCATCAGTTTAGTAATACCTCGTCGATAACTATCTGCTTGAGTCGATAATTCTGATAATTATGCGATATATATTGTGTGTAGTCTCGATTATCTTTTGTTGCGAATTATTCGTACGTTGCTAGTGATTAATAATGAAGAAgtgatctttctctctttcctgaATTGTTACAATTTTCGATTCCCTGtctaaactaaaaaaaagtactgaaaaagagaaatgggAGCAGTAAAGCTATATTTCGAAAGAAATAGGTATCAATATAAGAAGTTTATGTATCTGTCACTGTCAAAGATATCGATACGAAGATTAgcttagatattttattttataatataatataaaagaatacttCTCAGAAGTTCACAGAGATATTATTCTTATCTAGGATATACGGATTCGGTATAAATCGTGTGATGAGAAGAATACCTTGCGAGTTCAGttcatcgttatttattatacagaaATACATTAATCTTGGCTAGCATCCACATTCTCGGTTTGAAGTCCCTTGAACGACGAAACGGATATATATGTGACGAGGGTATACAGCTTGTTTGCAGAgtcctcgtcgtcgtttcTCCTCCTGCTCAGTCTTACACGAACTCTGAAGGGAACGTTTctgaaaagaggaaaaataatgTGTGATATATTCCTAGAATAAGAACAGGAGCCCTATTCTCGAATcgttttcatgaaactcgcaTGCGAAATTCAATGTTTCAAATAGAAAACGATGAAAACGATTCGAGAATAGGGCTCCTGTTCTTTATCGCTGCACTGGACTGTACTAAAACTTTCTATCTCGCTTTCACAAAACTTccaataaatatctttttcattttaagtaCGAGTGTACACTAGTTTAGCGAAAAAAGACAAGCCTATAGTTACGTGCACTCATTTTTCCACGATAAAATTGGAAGATACAAAGTTATATTAGATTGACAAATCTCATATATTCAAAGATGTTCAATATCGATTAATTAATGCAAGAATTAACTATGACTGTATTAGCAcggttttattttctatttcttgtTCTCAatgtactttatatttttggcaCAAATTATTACGTCCAATAATTCTAATTCGAGAATTGTATCCAAATTATTACTCCAGGAATTTAAGCATGCCAACTTGAAGCTCTTAGGGCCGATTTTACCGCCTCCGATTAACTTGATCCTctgattaaactcactcttcgtctctttctaaggggaaagttagaaagagatgaagagttAATCAGAGGAtcaagttaatcggagacgGTGAAATCGGTCGTTAGTTTTGTTgagtttttattgaaaaaatacctGATGCCTTTTGACCACAATTGTTTGTTGAGGCGTGTGTCTATCCTAACATCAGGTGTTCCCATCTGTTTCTCCGCGAACTTCCTGATCTCCTTGATCGCTCGCGGAGCGCGTTTCTTAAATCCAACGCCATGAAGGCGTTTGTGAAGATTTACGGTGTATTCGCGAGTCACCACCTCGTTGATCGCACTCTTTCCCTTCTTCTCAGAAGACTTTGCCATCTTTCACctgcaattataaaattatatcgtaatGACAAACTATATACGATCGTATGCAGACATAATCATATCCAAGCAACCAATCtcacgaaaaaaaataaaatttcagaaCAGAACAAATATCTCGTCAATTGAACAGAATGAAAACCGGCATGTATCTTACGATGGAGCAAAATTTTAAACGCTATTTGGTTCATTGTAACTTTGGACGTAATGCATCGTTGAAGTGTCACACCGAGCAGCAACAAACGCAATAAACGTCACGTGCTCAGCGCTGATTAACGGACGAAGAAATCAGATGTGACGattatttcaacattaattCACGAGAGGAAGATTTACCggataatatttttgacaatCTAAACGCATGTAAACAATATAGAAAAGGATGTTTAAGGATTACAATCTACAAGAAATCATTATTCATAACTACCTCCTCGATGCACGGTTAAATGCGGAAAGAACTAAAACTAAAAGACTAGAAGATAGACGCTCTCACCATCGACGTTGACGCGATGTAGCGGGGCGACTGGATTAGAGGACTGGATTTATCTGTCCGAGGCCGAGCTGTAGAACGCGTCCATTGGCTGGGCCACTCCTAGGGAGCGAGGATAATCTCTCGTCCTAGTTGACAAAGTTCCTAGGAAGCGGAGTCTCGGATGTTAAATTCAAGGATCGATGTTTTTAGGGACGCACAGAACaataaaggccttcacacataaaatcgcgtaagaacgtaaaacgtaagcgtaagaaaatcgaccaatcccaatcaagtattgtgcTGTCCGTAACCACAGTAGGgggaaatacttgattgggattgatcgattttcttacgcctacgttttacgtccttacgacattttatgtgtgaaggccttaagtttttttatgatattaagggccaatttcaccaaccacagttagcttaaccgacggttaaagttaacaggattgaccaatagaaatgaatccaccctgctttctattggtcaatcctgctaactttaaccgtcggttaagctaactgtggttggtgaaattggctctaaggggatgctggagccgtagccgaactcgatcggcgtcggtaaagaagaccggcgaactatatcttttcttgtatagacaaagatatagacaaggatagcacgctacattgcacgcacacatacgcacgatgcacaccgacattatacttttatattacgcttccaaatcttgatttggggggtttatcgatgtttttcttgttgtgcaattcgggggaacttgttttcgcgttcgtaccaatggtatatcttttatatgaaatacatcttgtgacgagctgacagctcaccgcaactcgagacgccatattgggataagagtaggataaggaaatctgtacttccgtaattttttctcgttttctatataaaatcggagtttccccgaatcattaatgtatgtactgcaattctggagaaggatttttaattctgtcaaattaatacgacgctacgtgccgacaaaaaatgccggtaaaacagacggctccagcatccccttaagggtcgacaggagtaacactaccgacctctgtcgggttgcttagctgcgagtccgtattttatttattataaattttttaagagccaaaatggaaaatccggctctgtaccagcttgcggttgatcttactgattaaaacgagcataagtgaaatgagattcgttaattaatttggctaaaatttgggacaAGCCGTTCCTAAGCAGCTTTGCAGCTCTAAGCAAGCCTGAAAAAGCTGTTAGGTtatcccaaattttagccaaattaattaacgaatctcattaaacttatgctcgttttaatcagtaagatcagccgcaagctggtacagagccggTTCCATTttggcttttaaaaaatttataataaataaaatacggactcgcagctaagcaacccgatagaggtcggtagtgttactcctgtcgacccttagagccaccgcacaagactctcgtatggtcacgtagcgtaacgtaacgtgaatcAACgaccggaaataagttggcaatgcaagttcatattttttaatttactatagctcaaacgattgctccctaattgctccctcagaatcgacgattgctccccttttaagattattatttttcgagatatttaataaaaacgaaaaatttttaatttttattgaaaaacatatttataataattctatgcaactttatagggcatagaacgattgctccttcattgctccttattgctccatcataattttaatgatttattgcatttttattgaaaaaataacaaattaatcatttcacaaggccgcctattgtaactatggctcggcagcgcatgcgcatgctaccataactatgcgcatgcgcgatggtatctgttagagcttttacggataccatagcgcatgcgcgtatggcttctgctttctgctcatggctcctgcaattttatgtgcttccatcttaactatttctcgcttcgctctattgggattttttaatcgctccattcgtataattaattttgtatgatattttagcagagaactgtttattttcttggaaaaatacatttctcacagtcttctgcaagtatatccaacataaaacgattgctccttaattgcccacctgtcagcattgtgcatgagcccttattgacgttaggcttagtttccacgcgtcgcgtcatctgtcgttaaagcctcttgcacaatgccaggcaacaggcaataggaacagggaatagaaatcagaaatcatgtataaatgcagaataaacagtgacacaatcaatagacacagagtttcagtcacgttggaaattctgtgcctattgcctgttgccaaccaatcatagcattcgaactttttaggttgtaattaacgatttttttagttatttcctgttcctattgcctgttgtctggcattgtgcaaggggcttaaccaatctaaacatcccattacaaataatgtaataaaataagatgttctgattggtcgcgacggataacgcgatgcgtgacgcgctcagtggaaactcggCTTaaaaggctgagtttccactgagcgcgtcacgcatcgcgttaagcccggtgtccacgatgcaagaactgtgtccaagtttcgatttaaagtccggtgtccacgatgctagaactgtgtccaagttttggtttaagccaatcatcTTGCAGcacttacagaaaagtagcagtttcattggcttaaaccgaaacttggacacagttcttgcatcgtggacaccgggcttaagccaatcaacttgcagctcttacagaaaagtagcagtttcattggcttaaaccgaaacttggacccagttcttgcatcgtgggcACCGGGCTttaggcccggtctacaatggatgtcggaagtcggagtcgtaagaaattgaccaatcacaatctattattctccttgcggtcgaaaaataatgaatggtcaattaattggtcaatttcttacgactccgacttccgacatccattgtagatcgggccttatccgtcgcgaccaatcaaaacatcccattttgatcccgtcacaagtaatgtaataaaatgggatgtgttgattggttaacttgtgatgacgcgacgcgtgacgcgctcagtgaaAACTCGGCCttagtgcccatctacaatgactacaataggtgttttaagccctaagggtgcctccccatgcaagacggaatctcggaatcattctgattggttaatCCCATGAGGCTATTGGTTAGCCTCATGAGActgaccaatcagaatgattccgagattccgttttccgcgATTCCGTCTTGCATGAAGAGGCaccttaagaaattgttcaatcacaattgaatttgaggagaataaattgactgtgattggtcaatttcttagggcttagggcttaaaacacctattgtagatgggcacttaAGCCTTGTGTCCCACATTGTTAGAACTGCGTCCgagttttggtttaagccaatcaacttgcagctcttacagtaAAGCAGCAgttttcattggcttaaaccgaaaccgAACGCAGTTCTAAGCATCGTGGACCAAGGCTTTAAGCTATATCCACACAAACTTGCAAACATGTTGCGTTTTCCACGAATCGTCAGTAGCCATGACTTtggttaaattatttaaaagcccaattaaataaaactcgaaaacgatatcaaaaatatacacCAGAATATGCCGTACAACAGATACCACGTTCGATTTGGTTTGAGACGCACAGTGCACACCATATAACGACCATAaatcacaataaaatattgacgGAAATCCAATCTAACCTGCTATTCTAAATTGTTCTAGATGGGAATGATGAAATAACTTTGGAACTTTGTATGCGTTCCGAAACGTGCTGACCATCAACCTTAAGCCTTGTGTACATACACATACTAGAAATCGGAGTTTcgatttaagccaatcaatgaaactgctgctttactgtaagagctgcaagttgattggcttaaaccaaaCTCGGACGCAGTTCTAACAatgtggacacaaggcttaagtgcccatctacaatgttgtgttttaagccctaagccctaagaaattgaccaatcacagtcaatttattctcctcaaattcaattgtgattgaacaatttcttaaggtGCCTCTTCATGCAAGACGGAATcgcggaaaacggaatctcggaatcattctgattggtcagTCTCATGAGGCTAACCAATAGCCTCATGGGattaaccaatcagaatgattccgagattccgtcttgcatggggaggcacccttatggcttaaaacacctattgtagtcattgtagatgggcactaaGGCCGAGTTTttcactgagcgcgtcacgcgtcgcgtcatcacaagttaaccaatcaacacatcccattttattacattacttgtgacgggatcaaaatgggatgttttgattggtcgcgacggataaggcccgatctacaatggatgtcggaagtcggagtcgtaagaattgaccaattaaTTGACCATTCTTATTTTTCGaccgcaaggagaataatagattgtgattggtcaatttcttacgactccgacttccgacatcccttgtagaccgggcctaaAGCCCGGTgcccacgatgcaagaactgggtccaagtttcggtttaagccaatgaaactgctacttttctgtaagagctgcaagttgattggcttaagcccggtgtccacgatgcaagaactgtgtccaagtttcggtttaagccaatgaactgctacttttctgtaagtgCTGCAAgatgattggcttaaaccaaaacttggacacagttctagcatcgtggacaccggactttaaatcgaaacttggacacagttcttgcatcgtggacaccgggcttaacgcgatgcgtgacgcgctcagtggaaactcagccttttAAGccgagtttccactgagcgcgtcacgcatcgcgttatccgtcgcgaccaatcagaacatcttattttattacattatttgtaatgggatgtttagattggttaagccccttgcacaatgccagacaacaggcaataggaacaggaaataactaaaaaaatcgttaattacaacctaaaaagttcgaatgctatgattggttggcaacaggcaataggcacagaatttccaacgtgactgaaactctgtgtctattgattgtgtcactgtttattctgcatttatacatgatttctgatttctattccctgttcctattgcctgttgcctggcattgtgcaagaggctttaacgacagatgacgcgacgcgtggaaactaagcctaacgtcaataaggctcatgcacaatgctgacaggtgggcaattaaggagcaatcgttttatgttggatatacttgcagaagactgtgagaaatgtatttttccaagaaaataaacagttctcTGCTAAATagcatacaaaattaattatacgaatggagCGATTTAAAAATCCCAATAAGCGAAGCGAGAATAGTTAagatggaagcacataaaattgcagggagccatgagcagaaagcagaagccatacgcgcatgcgctatggtatccgtaaaagctctaacagataccatcgcgcatgcgcatagttatggtagcatgcgcatgcgctgccgagccatagttacaataggcggccttgtgaaatgattaatttgttattttttcaataaaaatgcaataaatcattaaaattatgatggagcaataaggagcaatgaaggagcaatcgttctatgccctataaagttgcatagaattattataaatatgtttttcaataaaaattaaaaatttttcgtttttattaaatatctcgaaaaataataatcttaaaaggggagcaatcgtcgattctgagggagcaattagggagcaatcgtttgagctatagtaaattaaaaaatatgaacttgcatTGCCAACTTATATCCGgtctttacgactcgcatNNNNNNNNNNNNNNNNNNNNNNNNNNNNNNNNNNNNNNNNNNNNNNNNNNNNNNNNNNNNNNNNNNNNNNNNNNNNNNNNNNNNNNNNNNNNNNNNNNNNNNNNNNNNNNNNNNNNNNNNNNNNNNNNNNNNNNNNNNNNNNNNNNNNNNNNNNNNNNNNNNNNNNNNNNNNNNNNNNNNNNNNNNNNNNNNNNNNNNNNNNNNNNNNNNNNNNNNNNNNNNNNNNNNNNNNNNNNNNNNNNNNNNNNNNNNNNNNNNNNNNNNNNNNNNNNNNNNNNNNNNNNNNNNNNNNNNNNNNNNNNNNNNNNNNNNNNNNNNNNNNNNNNNNNNNNNNNNNNNNNNNNNNNNNNNNNNNNNNNNNNNNNNNNNNNNNNNNNNNNNNNNNNNNNNNNNNNNNNNNNNNNNNNNNNNNNNNNNNNNNNNNNNNNNNNNNNNNNNNNNNNNNNNNNNNNNNNNNNNNNNNNNNNNNNNNNNNNNNNNNNNNNNNNNNNNNNNNNNNNtgtagacctagcattaccctaagagctgcaagttgattggcttaaaccgaaactcggacgcagttctagcatcgtggacacaaggctttacAGAAAACCAGCAGTTTCAttgattggcttaaatcgAAACTCCGATTTCTAGTATTGTGTATGTACACAAGGCTTAAGGTTGATGGTCAGCACGTTTCGGAACGCATACAAAGTTCCAAAGTTATTTCATCATTCCCATCTAGAACAATTTAGAATAGCAGGTTAGATTGTTTCcgtcaatattttattgtgattTATGGTCGTTATATGGTGTGCACTGTGCGTCTCAAACCAAATCGAACGTGGTATCTGTTGTACGGCATATTCttgttgtatatttttgatatcgttttcgagttttatttaattgtgcttttaaataatttaaccaAAGTCATGGCTACTGACGATTCGTGGAAAACGCAACATTTTCGACAGAGCGTAGTCGCGAAAATGTAAGTCAATTTGCGTCGGTTATAAAGCGAGAACATTGTCTTATATCATCAATTGAGATTATTAAAagttcaattattatttaaagaataatatccTCTGAAATTGTTACacactaatttattttttacgttccATATATCCCGTACATcccgtatattatttatgtgaatatatatttattttgtttcttgacacgaaatatttatgtgcGTGTCAATAATAAATCTACTTTTAATCGTTCTTTGATTacctttgtttttttattgttttatctttttatgtgaattttttctaaaattttttttttcctgttttataaaatagatgcATAGTACAATCAAAggaataattctaattttttatttgatatacaatagcaaatattttattgacagTGACGAAGCGATACAAGTGTCTGGCATGCCCACAACAAAAAATAGCATGGAAATGGAGAATCACGTCTTCCAAAAAGCTAAGACTAAGGTATGTCTAGAATTATCTAGaatgctaaaaatatatttcgttctTTGCAGTTGCATTGTGTTATACTTTCTGGATTTAAGAGTGAAATATGTACATTGTTTTATACTTATTGAacttaaagtaaaatatataattagatgttGGATTGAGGAAAGATGAATAATGACTACCTATATTTATACAGAAGCTTATAATCCAGTTTAATAACTATATACACTA
Coding sequences:
- the LOC139810001 gene encoding large ribosomal subunit protein eL31, coding for MAKSSEKKGKSAINEVVTREYTVNLHKRLHGVGFKKRAPRAIKEIRKFAEKQMGTPDVRIDTRLNKQLWSKGIRNVPFRVRVRLSRRRNDDEDSANKLYTLVTYISVSSFKGLQTENVDASQD